The DNA region GACGATGTTCGACGATACGGCAGAGATTCCGTTTGGACTGGGGTGCGGCGGGGTGGTCGATCTGCTGGTTGAGCCTGCGGATACTCCCGAATGCGTTGCGCTGCTGGAGGCAATGGAGCGGTCTCTGATTGGCCGGGAGGCAAAGGTGGTGACGTGGCTGCCGGGGGAGGGAAAGGGGCTGCGACGGGTGGTGCTAGGTGAGGATGGGGCGGTGAGGTTCGCGAGCGATGGGCTGAGCGGCGGGAAGGTCGATTGCGCGAAGGAGTTGCTGGAGGGTGGTGAATATGAAGGGCGATTCGTGGAGGAGTTGCGTTCTCCCCAGCGTCTGTTTGTGCTGGGCGCCGGAGACGATGCGAAGCCGTTGGTGAGTATGGCTGCGCTGCTGGGATGGAACGTGACGGTGGCGGATGGGCGGGGACAGTTGGCACACGCAGCGCGGTTTCCTGAGGCCGAGCGTGTGGTGGTGGTGGGGCAGGACGGCGCCGCAGGGTTGGGGATCAGGCGGAATGATGCTGCGGTGTTGATGACACATAGTTATGAACAGGACCGGGCGATTCTGGCTTCGCTGCTGCCGGCTGCTCCCGGCTATATGGGATTGCTGGGGGCGCGGCACCGTAGCAGTCTGCTGGTGAGCGAGGCGGCGGCGATGATTGGCTGGACGGTGGCTGAGTGCTGCGAGTTGATTCATGCTCCCGTGGGGCTGGACCTGGGCGGGGATGGAGCGGAGGCGATTGCGCTGGCGGTGATCGCCGAGGTACAGGCTTTCTGCCAGGGGAAGATCGGGGTTTCGCGGAGACTGACGGCGGAGAGTGTGGCAGAGCAGATTGCGCGGGGTGGCGCTTCACAGTACCTGCAGGTGCAGTGCTCGCTGGCTGAGTCGCGGTGAGCGTTGCGGCGGTGGTGCTGGCGGCGGGGGCTTCACGGCGGCTGGGTTCACCGAAGCAACTTGCGATGCTGTCGGATGAGACGCTGCTGGGGCGAGCAGTGCGAGTGGCGCGGGAGGCGGGCTGCTCTCCGGTGATCGTGGTGCTGGGGGCGGAGGCTGAATTGGTGTCGCGGGGTCTGCCTGAGGATGTCCTGCCGGTCATGAATGAACAGTGGAGGGAAGGCATGGGGGCCTCCATTCGGGCGGGGGTGGGGGCTTGCGAAGGCGCTGCTGAAGGGGTGTTGGTGATGACTTGCGACCAGCCGGCAGTGACGATTGGGCATCTGCGATTGCTGATGGCGGGGAGGGAGATCAAGGCTTCGCGGTATGCAGCGAGGAAAGGAGTTCCGGCGTTTTTTCCGCAGAGGTATTTTGAGGAATTAATGACGCTAAAAGGAGATGTGGGTGCGCGGGAGTTGCTTGCTTCTGCGGAGTTCGTGGATCTGGAAAGTGGGGAGCTGGATGTGGATACGGTGGAGGATTTGGCGCGGGCCCGGGAGATGTTTAGGTAGCCCGTCTTTGCTGCAGAGTGAGGATCAAAAAAATGCAGCCCGCCGAAATTATCCCGGCGGGCTGTTTTGTGGCTGCTAGTGCGAACTTAGGATGTGCTCGCTCTTGGGCGCTGTACCAGCAGATTGGGTACGGCTACGCCACCGTTTATGCCGGGTAGCTTCGGAGCAATCGTCTTGGTGGGCTGATCTGTCAGAGTGGTGCGATCGATGAGATGGACGTCGTTGTCGCCGGAAGTTCCGACAAAGAAGGTGGAGTTATCAGCGCTTACGACTCCTGCTACTGGGGCAATGGCAGAGCCGGAGAGCTGGATGTTGGCGAGGGTCCCAGTTCCGGGTGCGTAGTAGGGTACGACGCTGCCGGTGCCGGTGTAGGTGACGAAGGCGATGCTTGAGTCCGAGGTGGGATCAATGCCCGTGATTGCGGTTGTGGTGACGCCTGGGAGAACAAGGGGAGCGCCGGGGGTCGGATTGAACTTCGTCCCTGCAGGATCGCAGGGGCCGGTTGGAACCCCGGGTGGTGAAAATACGAAATCGGTCAGGCTGTTAGTTGCGACGGTAGCGCCGAGAATATGCAGGCCGTCGTTTGTTGCCGCAAGACGATCAGTGGCCGGGCCGCCGGAGTAGGCCTGAGGATAGAAGACGTTCGAGGTCGTCGGCAGGCCATTGACGGTGGTGGTGGTAGTGATGGGGCATTGACCGCGTGCAGTGGTCGTGGAACCGGCAAGGAAGGCACCCGCGCTGGGCACGGTGATCGCTACGTCGTTTGCCGGATTCGTCAGGGGAACGCTTGTCCAACCAGTCAGCGTTGAATGAACCAGTAGTTGATTGGTAGTGGTGGTGATGTAAACAGTCTGGCTATCGGGAGAGAACTCGGCGTGGGTTCCGACACCGCCATACTGTGTCTGAATGCCTGACGCTGTAGCCGTGGGGCCAGTGGAAGTGTAGAGATAGACCAACTGCCGCGTGGGATCGGTGACTACCAGTGTGGTGTTATCGGGCGATACTGCAAGTACCTGCCCCATAACGGTGGCGTCCTGACCGGAAAGGCTGTTGGTCAAAGCGTTGAATGTCATGAGCTCGTTGGAACTGCCCATGTAGATGGACGAGCCATCGTTGCTGATGACCATTGAATTGGGAACGTAAGGCAGGCGTATTGGGTTGCCAATGACATTGGTGGTGAAGTCCACGGGGACAATGTATTGCGAGCTGGTGCTTCCGATGTAGAGCGCGGTGCTGTTTTTGCCGGGCGCGGTGACCTTGAGTTCGTTGGAGAGGACCGGGGTTCCGTTGCCAAACAGGCCAATCTGGTTGAATGGCGAGGGATTGCACGAAGGCGGCTGGCAGATGGCAGTGATGCCGGCGGCGCCGGGGAAGGGCGGTGTGATGGTCGAAGCGCCGGGAATCGTCGTCGGTGTTGTGGACACGTACTCCAGGGTAAGGCCTGTGAGGACGGTGCCATTCTTGTCCTTCACGATGGTATTGAGCGGGAGTTGATTGTTGGGGGTAACCGTTGCGTCGCCACTAAAGCCGGGGGCTGAAAGCGCGATCGAGACCGGCGGGCAGGTAGAGAAGAAGCCGGCCGAGCTGCCGGCGTTGGCGAGGTTCGAGGTGATGATGGTCGATCCCGGGGCCTGCGCGGTGGCGACGCCGTTCTGATCGATGGTCACAATGGATGCGGTCTCTGGCGTAAAGGTGGGGTGTCCAACCTGGCAGCTGATGTTTTTCTGCGACGCACCTGTTCCGGCATAGACACGAGCCGCGAGCTGGCCTGTGCTTCCCTGCGAGAGGCAGGCATTGGCTACATAAGACGTGCTGGTTGCCAAGGGCGTGGTGCAGCATCCGTTGGCGGGGTTGATGGTGCAGCTTGTCGCGGACGTGGAGTAAGCCGCAGGACTGCAGTTGGTTGCCGGATCAGGACCGTTACAGTTATTGGGATCGGTCGGATCGGACGACGAGGGAGGGCCGAGGACGACGTTGGTGACGGTGGGATGCACGTACACAGGTAGCGGATTGCTGTTGGTGCCGCCGCCGCTGGCGATGATCGAGAACGTCCCGCTCGTGGTCGCTGGAATGCAATAGGTGAAGTCCGCGACGCCGGCGCCGGAGTTTCGGTTCCAATGACCCGCGCAGATGCGGCCCGTCGTGGGCTGCACATCGACGATCGAGAGGCTCTTGTCGGTGGTGCCGTAGGTGTAGGAAGGGACGCTGACCGTATTGCCTTTGCAGTCCGTCGCCGCGGGTGGGCTGATCTGTCCGATCGAGCCGTAATTAAGCGAAACGCCATAGACCTTCGGCGACAGCGTAATCGTCGTGACCTGACCAACAACGGGGCCGGAATCTCCTCCATTGCAAAACTGCACTGCTGCAGCTTTCTTTGCGCAGCCTGAGATCGAGATACCAAAAGGGATCGTAAAAAGAAGAAGAATTACTAAGCCAACGAACCTACGCATTGAACCTCCCCGTCCAACCGGAACCTCAGTTGAACGGTCTCACCGCACTCTGAATTACCGAAGCACCAGTGTAAAAGGTGGGGAGATGGGAAGCAAATGCGAAGAGCAGGGATGAGGACTCAGGGCATTTCGGTTTCGAACCAGTTGAGGGCGCGTTCGAGTACGTCGCGGCGGTGATCGGCGTTGACGAAGTGATGGCCTTCATCGGGGTAGACGACGAGTTGCGTCTTGACGCCTTCGGCGCGGAGGGCGTGCCAGAACTCGAAGCTCTGGGGAGCGGGACATTCGCCGTCGCGATCGCCGACTACGAGCAAAGTTGGGGTCTTTACGTTTTGGATGTAATTAATGGCGGAGCTTTTTGCGTAGATGGTTGGGTCGTCATAGACAGATTTGCCGAAGAAGGGAATCATCCACTGATCAATGGAGTTTTCGCCGTAATAGCTCTTCCAGTCGCTGATGCCTGCTCCGGCTACGGCTGCTTTGAAGCGGGTGGTCTGGGTGACGCTGAACATGGTCATGAAGCCGCCGTAGCTCCAGCCGGTGATGCCTTCGCGGGACTTGTCGATGGGGAAGCGCCTTTCGAGGAGGTCCATTCCGCTAAGGGTGTCGCGCAGGTCACCGTAGCCGAAGTCCTTGACGTTGGCCTGGGTGAACCTTTCGCCCTGGCCGAAGCTGCCGCGCGGGTTGGGCATGAAGACGAAGTAGCCGAGGGCGGAGAAGGGGACGCCACCGTAGCCTACTTCCGGCCAGCGGGGGGTGACCGCGGCGGAGGGGCCTCCGTGGACATAGACGAGGAGAGGATACTTCTTCGCGGGGTCGTAGTCTGCGGGGTAGAGGAGCCAGCCCTGCACTTTGAGGCCCTCATTGGTCCAGTCGATGTTCTCGGACTTGCCCCAGAGAAGTTTCAGGTCGTCGTTGAGATGCGTGATCTGCTTGAGATCGTTGATGGGACCGGCCCAGACCTCGGGAGCTTTTTCAAAGGAGCTTCGGACGAGAGCGACGTTGCGGTTGCGGGACGTGGAGATGCTCATGACCAGCTCGCTTGCCCAGATGGTCTCGGGAAAGGTGATGTCGACTGCTTTGATGTCATTGCCTGTCTTCACGTTGATGGACGCGATG from Edaphobacter paludis includes:
- a CDS encoding XdhC/CoxI family protein; translated protein: MRERRQIVGLWRQGGSAVLVTLVRVAGSSYRRPGARLLIGAGGEYAGTISGGCLEAEVTRKAAWMVRNGAVVEQYSTMFDDTAEIPFGLGCGGVVDLLVEPADTPECVALLEAMERSLIGREAKVVTWLPGEGKGLRRVVLGEDGAVRFASDGLSGGKVDCAKELLEGGEYEGRFVEELRSPQRLFVLGAGDDAKPLVSMAALLGWNVTVADGRGQLAHAARFPEAERVVVVGQDGAAGLGIRRNDAAVLMTHSYEQDRAILASLLPAAPGYMGLLGARHRSSLLVSEAAAMIGWTVAECCELIHAPVGLDLGGDGAEAIALAVIAEVQAFCQGKIGVSRRLTAESVAEQIARGGASQYLQVQCSLAESR
- a CDS encoding nucleotidyltransferase family protein translates to MSVAAVVLAAGASRRLGSPKQLAMLSDETLLGRAVRVAREAGCSPVIVVLGAEAELVSRGLPEDVLPVMNEQWREGMGASIRAGVGACEGAAEGVLVMTCDQPAVTIGHLRLLMAGREIKASRYAARKGVPAFFPQRYFEELMTLKGDVGARELLASAEFVDLESGELDVDTVEDLARAREMFR